A window of Armatimonadota bacterium genomic DNA:
CTGTGCGGCGGCCTCCTCGCCCTCCCCGGCCTCATCCTGGGGATCGTCGCGCTGCGTCAAGTCAATCGCAGCCAGGGGCGGCTCTCCGGCCAGGGGCTGGCCATCGCCGGGGTCGCGCTCTCCGGCGTCGGCATCGTGGTCACCGTCGCGATACTGGCCTTCGTGCTCCCCACGCTATACCCGGTCTTCCTCCGAGCGCGCGGAGCCGCGACGACGGCGTCGTGTCTTTCCCAGGCGAAGCAGGTGTCATTGGGCGCGCTGATGTATGCGCGGGACCACGACGACAAGCTGCCGCCCGCCGAAACGTGGTCGGATAGTTTGATGCCTTACGTCCGCGATGCCAGCACCTTCGTCTGCCCGGAAGCGCCCAACCTGCGCTCCGGCTATGCCTACAACCGGGATCTCAGCAATCTGACGCTTGGCGACATCGGCGATCCGCCGCGAACGGTGCTCATCTTCGAGAGCAGCCTCGGCTGGAACGGCGCGGGCGGCGCGGAGGCGCTGCTCTCCCCGCCGCGCCACGATGGGCGCAACGTGGTTAGCTTTGCTGACGGCAGCGTGCGGCTCGTCAGGGCGCTGGAGCAGGCGCAGCTTCTCTGGCAGCCGACGGCGGGCTCCCCGCCGGCACCATGAGAGTCTTCGCCGCGCCGACGCCGTCGCGCTCGGGGAAGACATTGACCGCCCCCAACCCCGCGGCGCGCCCGCGCCCGCGGCGGCGCCGCCGACGCGCTATGGCGCCGGAGCAGTCGCGTTCGGCGCGATCACGACGGTGGCGGTCACGCCACCGGAGCGGGCGGTGACGCGCACCTCGCTGGCTAGGCCCTTCGGGCCGCCATC
This region includes:
- a CDS encoding DUF4190 domain-containing protein, encoding MNQCPVCGYQLLPSERVCPKCRGRGASPGAPASPPRTSGLAVASLVVGILALCGGLLALPGLILGIVALRQVNRSQGRLSGQGLAIAGVALSGVGIVVTVAILAFVLPTLYPVFLRARGAATTASCLSQAKQVSLGALMYARDHDDKLPPAETWSDSLMPYVRDASTFVCPEAPNLRSGYAYNRDLSNLTLGDIGDPPRTVLIFESSLGWNGAGGAEALLSPPRHDGRNVVSFADGSVRLVRALEQAQLLWQPTAGSPPAP